The following coding sequences are from one Ornithodoros turicata isolate Travis chromosome 1, ASM3712646v1, whole genome shotgun sequence window:
- the LOC135385160 gene encoding uncharacterized protein LOC135385160 translates to MVQQAESQFALGHITSQIIKFHHVLSVLPEDVLVQIADTLSTPAALEPYDVLKAAVIGRSQASDRQRLQEIISSEALGDRKPSDLLRHMQVVLGNASFDEKLLRELFLSKLPPTVQLALSAADATNLAALASRADKAMELYADSSFSTNLASVSSNAMHCQPSLAQSQDNSDLSPLRDEIRRLADLLDGSLSRDQPSSRRPDQRRARSRFPTPPPSRRRQLCWFHKRSGRRARRCESPCNWQGNAEGDY, encoded by the coding sequence ATGGTCCAGCAAGCTGAGTCACAGTTTGCGCTGGGCCACATTACATCGCAGATAATCAAGTTCCACCATGTGTTATCAGTGCTGCCTGAGGACGTCCTAGTCCAAATCGCGGACACCCTAAGCACCCCTGCAGCGCTAGAACCGTACGACGTCCTCAAGGCCGCCGTGATCGGCAGATCCCAAGCCTCTGACCGACAACGCCTGCAAGAGATAATTTCAAGCGAGGCTTTGGGGGACCGCAAGCCTTCTGACCTGCTCCGGCACATGCAGGTAGTCCTCGGAAATGCCTCATTCGACGAGAAGCTCCTCCGCGAGCTATTCTTGTCGAAGTTACCTCCTACCGTCCAGCTTGCCCTCTCTGCCGCAGACGCCACGAATCTAGCAGCCCTGGCATCCCGTGCGGACAAAGCCATGGAGCTGTACGCGGATTCCAGCTTTTCTACCAACCTGGCATCCGTATCAAGCAACGCTATGCACTGCCAGCCGTCGCTCGCGCAGTCTCAAGACAACTCCGACCTCTCCCCCTTGCGGGATGAGATACGCCGCTTAGCGGACCTGCTGGATGGCTCCCTTTCCCGCGACCAACCCTCTTCCCGTCGCCCGGACCAACGCCGTGCTAGAAGCCGTTTCCCGACTCCGCCACCTTCCAGGCGTCGCCAGCTTTGCTGGTTCCATAAGCGTTCCGGCCGTCGAGCTCGCCGTTGCGAATCACCCTGTAACTGGCAGGGAAACGCCGAAGGGGATTACTAG
- the LOC135385166 gene encoding uncharacterized protein LOC135385166 yields the protein MERMIHARLSWYFETTRYFPEAMAGFRQGRSSIDSVVDVVSSVQQAQSEGQLTAAVFLDVMKAYDSVLHSAVVATLQESGVGARMTAWIRDFLSDRSLFVRTTQGDTAPFPVHRGVPQGGVLSPLLFNLIMASLPMHLSERTNITIYADDICIWTSAMRRDAIQHRLQDALNTIVLYLADRGLRVSPSKTVGMAFTGRSFARYPLHVSGTPLQFVPHCKYLGVIIDKRLSWSHHIKALSAKTSNFANVLRRVSGPSWGPSCDDLRRVHHSLVLGLLRYSLPVLHGLSRTGEHELLNIQARSLRVCLGLPKTTETYSVLAEAREPPANILRDRETLRVYTRILTQHPFHYLRLIGSDCPDSAFGGAVDRLRVVVPQPSSTVSFAPPLWALDRPFVCSTIPGLGRKNDTPSVVARQLALEHLSTLHDQRLAVYTDGSVVPDRASAAFYVPHEDIERTFKLANETSSTEAELFAVYAALEHISISPQGNWSIFTDSKAALEVISSHGSQTINDLHAMTISSYNSVLASGHTVWLQWVPSHIGLPGNTRADAAARRAHSCDSPIANLPLTASACHLKIRRWSASETRHLIADAIRCNTFLRAIDPAMQLYPSQHLTRAEETLLHRLRLNVAYTPSLLHKMGRRGNANCDACGAIADVAHLLLTCPTFSAPRAALARRVQALGYHPLSLATLLGPVPRPGQRDVTKALFEYLKATEMMTAL from the coding sequence atGGAGCGCATGATTCACGCACGGTTGAGCTGGTACTTTGAAACCACGAGGTACTTCCCCGAAGCCATGGCGGGCTTTCGGCAGGGAAGATCGTCCATCGACAGCGTGGTTGATGTTGTGTCTAGCGTTCAACAAGCACAGTCTGAAGGCCAACTCACAGCCGCTGTTTTCCTGGACGTCATGAAAGCCTATGACAGCGTCCTCCACAGCGCAGTTGTCGCAACGCTGCAAGAGTCGGGTGTCGGGGCCCGCATGACGGCGTGGATCCGCGACTTCCTGTCAGATCGGTCTCTATTTGTGCGCACCACGCAAGGTGACACAGCCCCGTTCCCTGTCCATCGCGGTGTACCGCAAGGCGGTGTGTTAAGTCCGCTCCTATTCAACCTCATCATGGCTTCACTCCCGATGCACTTGTCTGAGCGTACCAACATTACAATTTACGCTGAcgacatttgcatatggacctctgccatGCGACGTGACGCCATTCAACATCGCCTACAAGACGCCCTCAACACCATCGTGTTATACCTTGCCGATAGGGGACTACGTGTCTCCCCGAGCAAGACAGTCGGTATGGCGTTTACCGGGCGGTCATTCGCCCGCTACCCTCTTCATGTCTCTGGAACCCCTCTCCAATTCGTGCCGCACTGCAAATATCTCGGCGTAATCATTGACAAACGCCTGTCATGGTCCCACCACATCAAGGCACTCTCGGCCAAGACGTCCAACTTTGCGAACGTCCTGCGACGGGTCTCTGGACCGTCGTGGGGTCCGTCTTGTGACGACCTGCGCCGAGTACACCACTCCCTCGTGTTAGGCCTGCTGCGCTACAGCCTCCCGGTGTTGCACGGCCTGAGTAGGACTGGCGAGCATGAGCTCCTAAATATCCAGGCCCGCAGCCTTCGAGTGTGTCTGGGCTTGCCTAAGACGACCGAAACATACTCAGTCCTCGCGGAGGCACGTGAACCACCTGCAAACATCCTGCGTGACAGGGAGACCCTTCGAGTCTACACGCGGATCCTAACGCAGCACCCCTTCCACTATCTCCGACTCATAGGAAGTGACTGCCCCGACTCTGcctttggtggcgctgtcgaccgCCTGCGTGTGGTTGTACCCCAGCCCTCTTCTACCGTGTCCTTTGCCCCTCCTCTGTGGGCCCTCGACCGGCCCTTCGTGTGCTCCACTATCCCCGGCCTTGGGCGAAAGAATGACACTCCTTCCGTTGTCGCACGTCAGCTTGCCCTGGAGCACCTCTCCACGCTACATGACCAGCGGCTAGCAGTTTACACCGACGGGTCGGTCGTACCTGACAGAGCGAGCGCAGCATTTTATGTGCCCCACGAGGACATCGAGCGCACCTTTAAACTTGCAAACGAGACGTCATCCACGGAGGCTGAACTCTTTGCCGTGTACGCGGCGCTTGAGCACATTTCCATCTCGCCACAGGGAAACTGGTCCATCTTTACAGATAGTAAGGCAGCGTTGGAGGTCATCAGCTCACACGGATCCCAGACGATCAACGACCTCCACGCAATGACTATCTCGTCATACAACTCCGTTCTCGCCTCCGGTCATACCGTCTGGctccagtgggttcccagccacatagGCCTCCCTGGGAATACCCGTGCCGACGCTGCTGCAAGGCGCGCACATAGCTGTGACAGCCCCATCGCAAACCTACCGCTCACGGCATCAGCTTGCCACCTTAAAATCCGTCGATGGTCTGCCTCTGAAACCCGCCACTTAATTGCAGACGCTATTCGATGCAACACATTTCTCCGAGCCATCGACCCCGCGATGCAACTTTACCCCTCCCAACACCTTACCAGGGCCGAGGAAACCCTCCTTCATCGCCTCCGCCTTAACGTCGCCTACACTCCGTCACTCCTGCACAAGATGGGCAGACGCGGCAACGCAAACTGCGATGCCTGCGGCGCCATCGCTGACGTAGCCCACCTCCTGCTAACGTGCCCGACGTTCTCGGCGCCCCGTGCCGCCCTCGCCCGACGCGTCCAAGCCTTGGGCTACCACCCCCTCTCGCTCGCTACACTCCTCGGGCCTGTCCCGCGCCCTGGGCAGCGGGATGTTACCAAGGCACTCTTCGAGTACCTCAAGGCCACAGAAATGATGACCGCCCTCTGA